The DNA sequence AGCTTGATAAGGATAATGCTGGGCTTGTTGCTGCTTCTCCGGACCAGATTTGTTCTCACCTGACCCTGAGGACCCATTAGAAGTACCCTCATGGGATGGAATAAGGGCGCCCATTCTTTGAGGATCCATTGATGGGTAAAAGGTTCTCTCCTGCTGAGGCGGAGGTGGTGGAATATTGAAGTAATGCATGGGTTGGTTTTGGGCCTGACTGCCAGGTGGCTGTAATTGACCCTGCTGCTGGGATATAATTGCCCGAGGCAACATCCCACTATGAGCCACTGCCGCCTGCTGCCTTGCTTCGTCTGCGCCTTCTGACTCTGGTTTTGGTGCTTGAGGTCTACCCCACATTAACTTCAGTCTCAGGCCTTTTATGACCAATTTGTTTGAGAGCTCTTCTGCAGCCTTCTCTGCGCCTTCTCTGGTTGTGTAGGTTACAAAAGCACAAGCTCGCTGCGGCACCATCCTTATGGATTCAATTTCACCATGAGCATAGAAGTTGTCCCTCAGATCCTGCTCGGTAACCCTTTCATTAAGCCCACCAACATAGAGAGTTTTAATGCTCTCATCCTCAGGAGCTTCCAGAGATGGCATCTCTCCTGCCTTGTTGAGTAGCTTCAGTGCAACCGGATCATTCACTCTGAATTTTTCAAAGATTGTGAAATATCAACAAACTTATGAAGCTTATGCATATCACATGCTCATGAGGAAAGATGTGTCTCTCTGCAACCGTGCACTTGTGCAAAGCATGCAAGTGACTTGAAATTGGTCTTTTGAAAATTGGGCACAACAGGGAATAGAGTAAAAAACATCCTACCTACTGGGCACAAAGAAGGTTGTATGACagttaaatttgagaaaatcaaatacaacCGACAAGAGAACATGGATAACCACACCACGGGGCGGGGAGAGAGAAATTGGGTGGGGGGGTCAGCTTAAATACACCAAGCAAGTGATTTTAGTAATATTCATGGGAGTGTAATCAATGTAAACAAAAAGTATACGAGATATACATCTAatcagaaaatgaaaacaagaatATTAAGCTTAAAGATgtctgaatttttttataagtaaagctTAAATATGCCTCATTATAATATAAGGATTAAATTCGCCTCATTATACCAAAAGGGGGAAGAAATTATAACAACTAGATATACCCGTAGTAACGATCTTTAATATTCTGCTGTGACAATTCCCCAGTTACAGGCATCTCATGTCGGTACGGGCACTCAGCACCTCGCGTGCATTCACCCCTTATGTAAAAACTGCAGACATGTGCTCTGTTTCTTTTGTAGTAAGGTGTTGTTCTTTGAAGCTTCAGAATGGTGTCATTTGGGCGAGCCTTTCCATATGATGATTCATAATCAATCCCTGCTCTGGCCTGCATAAAGTATGAACACTATGTCAATTTTTGGCCACAGGACAATGCAGACAATATGGCTTTATCATTCAACTTTCCAAAAGCTCTGGCATTCTACTAAaagcaggagagagagagagagagagagagagagagagagagagagagagagagagagagcatataCTTCATTTCGGGCTTTTGTCAAATGGAATGAAAATTTGAAGTCTCGTGTCAATACTATTATACTACCAGCtgcttttttataagtaattatacTAGTAatgatgataaaataaatagaacgTATGATCAGGAAACAGATAAATAGGTATTAAGCGACCAAGGAGCTATAAATAAGAAAGCAGAAGGAATTTCCCAAAGTCTAAGCATCAAAGGAATGACAGTTATTACTAAGACAAAAGAAGAACTAGGTCATGGAGAAAGAAGATACACAATGGTACTAGGTAGAAGAACAAACTGCCAGCAACAGCATGCAAAAAGCAGAAGCAGGAGATGAAAATCAACTATTTGCATGTGTAAGAGTAATCTGGAAATATGAAAAGTCGTACCCGGCGGTCATGCTCCTCAGCAAAATACTCCCTATTAACATCACTCTTGGGAATGGCATCATTGGAACTGATGGAAAGAGCAGTGTCTCGGACCTGAACCGGCAAACCATATTCCAGATCCAGAAGGCAGACTTGgcaaacatttttcaacttaCTGCATGTCTGGCAAATCTCAGTTTTTTTAAATCTGGCATCACGACCAGGCCTCCACCTAAAAACCGTGAATGGCCGTGTACAAATCTTGCACTCCTTATCAAAGTCTGCTTTTGTCTGCATCCAGATAAGCAATTACCAACACTTAATAATAGTTGAAGGATGTTTCCAACTGTGTTTCAAAACTGAAGCCACCATTATGAAATCTATATATGCACAAAATTACACATAACCCGCTCAAACTACCACCCAATTAGAAATCACATGACCTAGGTGTCACAAAACCCTAGTGCTTGGTCACACAAGTGCTAGTGCCTCGAGTGGGTGGCCACATTCACATTCACCCTTGTAGGCTGGCTCCAACCATTGGGATCACCCCAAAAGGTGGCtgcatttttttattgtgttcttgttatgtttaattaaataacttttatttctattatattatCCTTTTTTCGAGTTTTTGAATTCAAAAGTACTTATGTCAAATTCTTTTCAGAAGGGAATGTACTGGTCATTTGTGGTGTGattatgaaaattgaaagttcgGATGGTTGATTGCAAATAGGTGGTATATTTTGGGGGGAGAGGTTATGTGGAGTatccaatttaaattttatgtgttCTCAATTATTGTATGCCTCTTTCTTGACAACCTTCCCTACAATCTGGCTCGTGCTTGAACTGGAACAAATTTCTACAGCCTCTTACAGCATTTCTAAAAAGAGAGAATAACTACTGATTGTGGATAACTCCACCCAAAATTTTCCCATTTTATCCTATTGaataataaaacatgtcaaagcTAAATGAGGTTACAATACACTTTCcataaaatctaacaataaGAACAATGAACTATCAGATTGAaatgtgttattttattttcacgcCATCTTACTTATTAGCACCAAAAAGGAATTCTAGAGCATCTAAATGTTCCTAGGCCATTCCTTACTAAAGTACAGTACCAAACACCAAGCATGttctaaatctcaaaacaatttcATACATATATGTTGTAAGCAACGTCTGAACTCACATAAGCGGGCGATATTGGATAGAAacacaaacaataaaaaatcaacCATTTTAAGTTTCATGCtttacaaattacaaaaaatttactACCATCTGGATCACATGAACTATTTAACTGCAAATTCTTATAGCTTTTATATGGAAATCCAAAACTTAGGGTTTCCAATTTACAAATAAAACTCCTAAACACGGCTaaacaaagttaaaaaaaaatcataccatTCGAACGTAGGGGTTGTCGCCGAGGCAGGACTCACAGATGATGGGAAAGTCGGAGCGTTCCCAGCCATCGGCCTCCAGATCTCTAAGCAATCTATGGGCCATGTTCGACTCGGTTCTGCCCTAGGTCAAAATAGCACCTCTTTCTCTGTCTTGGATTGGGGTCACTTTGCTCTCAGAGCTTCGATGCCTATGCAAAAAAACCCGAAGGACCCGAGAATAGACCCGTCCGTTAAAACTGGTTTGGATTACATTTCGGGTCGAACCCGCTAAAACTCGGTTTCAAACCAATCAACCCGACTAACAAGCAACACGTTTATAAACTCTTACTTGCAGATCAAACCCTCCCCATTCTCTTCGTCATCACCGATTCACCATCGCCTCCCATTCCTATTCTCTGAAATCTCACCTCAAGCCCTTCATTCAATACAtgcaataagaaaaaaataagtggAATACGAAATGGTTTTTGAAGCATAATGGTAACGATAGGCCGAAAGAAGTAAAAGGGAAGAATAGGGATCGATGGAGATACAagagagatgatgatgatcactaACCTGCGAGCAATCAGTTGACCTTGATCATCCGGGTTGGGTTGAGAAAGTAGTATCAGTATCGGTGACCGATCGATCGAGGAGATCAACAGATGATCAGTTGGAGACTCAATTTCAAACGTGAATCAGAATCCATGcatcataataatatttatggTGCTGCTGCTTGCTTTCGTGAATCAGATTTCTTTGCCCCGAAATGTTCGTGTCGGTTTACTGTTCCTAGTCGGTGGGTCGGGTCCttgttttgaagaaattatgaaaggattttataaataatagtcaCGTGGGGATAAACCTTCCGATAGTGATTATTATacgaaaataatttaaatgttatgaaactatcgaaaggagagagagatagagctcagaaaagttatgaaacttatgaattttttaaagaattcaacgatatatatataggcgtacaaaggtaactatgctagcttactatgctagtactatgctagcactatgcactatgcatgtGTCGGCCAACTTATTATGCTAGTaatatgctagtactatgcaccatgcatttgacggctagctcaaggtggtcatacaatttattttacaacactccccctttggatgaccacatataatgaatatgcctcgttaaaaccttgccaaggaaaaatcatgtgggaaaaaaccaatggcgaaagaaaaagagtacaatattcatgtataccgtaaaatgctttaagattgcctcattaaaaccttgcaaaggaaaatccagtgggataaaaccttagagaaggaaaaagagtacaatcagtataagtcttcaagacattactacccctgaaaagtgcatgataaaaggtcttcaagtctccgcattccaatgttttgcacaatcttcttaaatgttgcagttgataatgcttttgtgaataaatctgccagattatcacttgatcgtatctgcttgattttaatttcacctttctcttgaagttcatgagtataaaagaatttaggtgaaatatgtttggttctatcacctttgatatatcctcctctaatttgagtaatacaagcagcattatcttcgtataaagttgttgggctatcattaatcactggaagaccacacttttcttgaatatgttggatcattgatcttagtcaaatacattctcgacttgcttcatgaattgcaatgatctctgagtgatttgaagaggtagcagatagtgtttgtttgacagatctccatgatatagcagaatttccataagtaaatacatatc is a window from the Carya illinoinensis cultivar Pawnee chromosome 14, C.illinoinensisPawnee_v1, whole genome shotgun sequence genome containing:
- the LOC122293387 gene encoding zinc finger CCCH domain-containing protein 40-like; protein product: MAHRLLRDLEADGWERSDFPIICESCLGDNPYVRMTKADFDKECKICTRPFTVFRWRPGRDARFKKTEICQTCSKLKNVCQVCLLDLEYGLPVQVRDTALSISSNDAIPKSDVNREYFAEEHDRRARAGIDYESSYGKARPNDTILKLQRTTPYYKRNRAHVCSFYIRGECTRGAECPYRHEMPVTGELSQQNIKDRYYGVNDPVALKLLNKAGEMPSLEAPEDESIKTLYVGGLNERVTEQDLRDNFYAHGEIESIRMVPQRACAFVTYTTREGAEKAAEELSNKLVIKGLRLKLMWGRPQAPKPESEGADEARQQAAVAHSGMLPRAIISQQQGQLQPPGSQAQNQPMHYFNIPPPPPQQERTFYPSMDPQRMGALIPSHEGTSNGSSGSGENKSGPEKQQQAQHYPYQAMPPPHGQYHQQFYPPYGYMQPMPPYQQYPPPYHSGMPPPQPPPANQPYQHSAPSASHPGSAPPASTVHTGSTPPGSAQQGSRPSGSAPPGSGPSGSSTPGSSQQ